Proteins encoded by one window of Chryseobacterium aquaeductus:
- a CDS encoding CHC2 zinc finger domain-containing protein, with product MEISAIKERLSLSEVLKHYNLQPKNNMLRCFMHDDKTASLQVNLEKNFYKCHACGKTGDVIQFIEDYETSTGSVLSKHEAIKKATLLVDGSRLSVDGKKPTTNNNTRGTAENLGRTNFLGERSALFLENTFSYFRKALYCSNPAKQYIEKRNLDNSILEIGYNSGQFHHGERKSEELIRNALEVGLLLDKGLTYTNYRKTGETDKGGSPNEERQKGYSIFANKCIVFPLKNKENEIVSFYFRSILYPSPLGGRNDGAKHFYLKNRRGIYPGYPKSDTKKLILTEAIIDCASLLQIKEIRDNYSLISCFGTNGLNEEILTAIKDLPELEEIIFCFDQDKAGKTAVEKYSKEFKIYNPKFKISTVELPNNDVNETLQLHSEEIFAELLNNRKDVFLSTEEKKVEKITVTEEKNLRKSVQSVGLFGYAQSDSIDFLQQKDLLQNLNQLIEKAGIIGEENSRLLLFLITISYFNKSPLHGIVQGSSGSGKTHIISRIADLMPQEDVLRFTRITESSLYNWGEFDLFGKIIIIEDLDGLKEDALYALRELISNQILSSLTSIKDKKGNNKSTNKIVKGQFSSLSATTKGELYEDNMNRSFIIAINESEEQTEKIISYQNRRNAGEVDKSEEQKAINFIQKIVRNLKHYEVINPFATQIQLPNNVKNKRRLNEMFQSIIKQITLIHQFQREVKNGFLVTEIEDIENAVEILFESIILKIDELDGSLRQFFEKLKKAFKEESFTRFDAMEVTGFKKTQLQFYLNDLVRLEYLKQIGFANKGFKYKISYSDNIQKVRKDLKEAFNKQLEELKKKK from the coding sequence ATGGAAATCTCCGCAATCAAAGAACGTTTAAGTTTATCCGAAGTCCTGAAGCATTACAACTTACAGCCTAAAAACAATATGCTCAGATGTTTTATGCATGATGATAAAACGGCAAGTCTTCAGGTGAATTTAGAAAAGAACTTTTACAAATGCCATGCTTGCGGAAAGACGGGAGACGTCATCCAGTTTATAGAAGATTACGAGACTTCGACAGGCTCAGTCTTGTCAAAACACGAAGCGATCAAGAAAGCTACGCTTTTGGTTGATGGTTCTCGGTTGTCGGTTGATGGTAAAAAGCCAACAACCAACAACAATACAAGAGGTACTGCGGAGAACCTTGGGCGGACTAATTTCTTAGGAGAAAGGTCTGCCCTTTTTTTAGAAAATACGTTCAGTTATTTTAGAAAAGCTTTGTACTGTTCCAATCCTGCAAAACAATATATCGAGAAAAGAAATTTAGACAACTCTATTTTAGAAATTGGTTACAACAGTGGTCAGTTCCATCACGGAGAAAGAAAAAGCGAAGAATTAATAAGAAATGCTTTAGAAGTTGGTTTATTATTAGATAAAGGATTAACCTATACAAATTACAGAAAAACAGGTGAAACCGACAAAGGAGGTTCGCCGAACGAAGAGAGGCAAAAAGGCTACAGTATTTTTGCAAATAAATGTATTGTTTTTCCTTTGAAGAATAAAGAAAACGAAATTGTAAGCTTTTATTTTAGAAGTATTCTTTATCCTTCACCTTTGGGAGGGAGAAACGATGGGGCGAAACATTTTTACTTAAAAAACCGCAGAGGAATTTATCCGGGATATCCGAAATCAGACACTAAAAAACTGATATTAACAGAAGCAATTATAGATTGTGCAAGTTTACTTCAGATAAAAGAAATTAGAGACAATTACAGTCTTATAAGTTGTTTTGGAACGAATGGACTGAATGAAGAGATTTTAACAGCAATAAAAGATCTTCCGGAACTCGAAGAAATTATCTTTTGTTTTGACCAGGATAAAGCAGGAAAAACGGCAGTAGAAAAGTATTCCAAAGAATTTAAAATTTATAATCCAAAATTTAAAATCTCCACCGTCGAATTGCCGAATAATGATGTAAACGAGACTTTGCAGTTACACAGCGAAGAAATATTTGCAGAATTACTGAATAATCGAAAAGATGTTTTTCTTTCAACTGAAGAAAAGAAAGTTGAAAAAATCACAGTTACAGAAGAAAAAAATCTGCGAAAATCTGTGCAATCTGTGGGACTCTTCGGCTACGCTCAGAGTGACAGCATTGACTTTTTACAACAAAAAGATTTACTTCAGAACCTGAATCAATTAATTGAAAAAGCAGGAATCATCGGCGAAGAAAACAGTAGACTTCTACTCTTTTTAATCACAATTAGCTACTTCAACAAAAGCCCATTGCACGGAATTGTACAAGGCTCAAGCGGAAGCGGGAAAACACATATTATTAGTAGGATTGCGGATTTAATGCCACAGGAAGACGTACTGAGATTTACAAGAATTACAGAATCCAGTTTGTATAATTGGGGAGAATTTGATCTGTTCGGGAAAATCATCATTATAGAAGACTTAGACGGTTTAAAGGAAGATGCGTTGTATGCGCTGAGAGAATTAATATCCAATCAAATATTAAGCAGTTTAACGAGTATTAAAGACAAAAAAGGAAATAATAAATCGACCAACAAAATCGTAAAAGGTCAGTTCAGTTCTTTGTCTGCAACAACGAAAGGAGAATTGTATGAGGACAATATGAATCGGAGTTTTATCATTGCTATTAATGAAAGCGAGGAACAGACGGAGAAAATAATATCTTATCAGAACCGCAGAAATGCCGGAGAAGTCGACAAAAGCGAAGAACAAAAAGCGATAAACTTTATACAGAAAATCGTCAGAAACCTAAAGCATTACGAAGTAATTAATCCGTTTGCAACACAAATACAATTGCCAAATAATGTGAAAAATAAGAGACGTTTAAATGAAATGTTTCAAAGTATTATAAAGCAAATTACATTAATCCATCAGTTCCAAAGAGAAGTTAAAAACGGTTTTTTGGTAACAGAAATTGAAGATATTGAGAATGCAGTTGAGATATTATTCGAGAGTATTATTTTAAAGATTGATGAATTGGACGGAAGTCTGAGACAGTTTTTTGAGAAACTGAAGAAAGCATTTAAAGAAGAAAGTTTCACAAGGTTTGATGCAATGGAAGTTACAGGATTTAAGAAAACGCAATTACAGTTCTACCTGAACGATTTAGTTAGATTGGAATATTTAAAACAAATCGGTTTTGCAAACAAAGGATTTAAGTATAAAATATCTTATAGTGATAATATTCAGAAAGTTAGAAAGGATTTAAAAGAAGCTTTTAACAAGCAGTTAGAAGAGCTAAAGAAGAAAAAATAA
- a CDS encoding T9SS type A sorting domain-containing protein, producing the protein MKKLYMSAILLCTAAVFSAQDVVWQKDIKSSTQDFLSQVTTTIDQQYLITGSSIQARPFDSAQGTQGPGTQGKQNNGYDFHLVKLNQQGEEVWEKYFSGKNHDFLSATVATQEGGFLLAGTSYSNAGLDKKDNSKGGSDIWLIRINEFGDEMWQKTLGSSSDEEAKAVIQTTDFGFFVAGNATLRQAQGTAKGYGSKDVIVSKLDKNGKELSQVILGGKGLDEVEKMIPTVDGGALLGVYSRSNVGGSKKTENFGEGDYYIIKLNNEGKVEWEKNFGGKGDDHLRTLAMTSTGFVVGGESRSERSGNKTVGIEEGTDVWLISLNDRGEELWQKSYNFKNRDVLMGMNVISGKPSTDNRQLSTKGILLGGYTQAEGRIEADDETFWMLYLDQNGNEQWRKHVKGESRKKEERLSDIRLNRDGSIILAGTSAEELGKENWKIVKLGDKQLDQLIEKQDIKIYPNPVSDYCYVEIGFPSTGSGADQGFEAEITIYDMGGRQLQSLKTKNKVTKINTQNLIQGAYLVVVKTNDNKTANAKIIKK; encoded by the coding sequence ATGAAAAAACTCTACATGAGTGCAATTCTACTATGCACGGCTGCGGTATTTTCTGCACAAGATGTGGTATGGCAGAAAGATATTAAGTCCTCCACGCAGGATTTTCTTTCGCAGGTTACTACGACAATTGATCAGCAATATCTGATTACAGGTAGCAGTATTCAGGCACGTCCCTTCGACTCCGCTCAGGGAACGCAGGGACCGGGAACACAAGGAAAACAGAATAACGGTTATGATTTTCATTTGGTGAAGCTTAATCAGCAGGGTGAGGAAGTCTGGGAAAAATATTTCTCGGGTAAAAATCATGATTTTCTTTCGGCAACGGTGGCGACTCAGGAAGGTGGTTTTTTGTTAGCAGGGACTTCATATTCCAACGCCGGTTTAGATAAAAAAGACAATTCAAAAGGCGGCAGTGACATCTGGTTGATAAGAATTAACGAGTTTGGTGATGAGATGTGGCAGAAAACTTTGGGATCAAGCTCTGACGAAGAAGCAAAAGCCGTGATTCAAACGACAGATTTCGGATTTTTCGTGGCAGGAAATGCGACCCTTCGACAGGCTCAGGGAACAGCGAAAGGTTATGGTTCTAAAGATGTGATTGTTTCAAAACTCGATAAAAACGGAAAAGAATTATCCCAAGTTATTTTGGGCGGAAAAGGTCTAGACGAAGTGGAAAAGATGATTCCAACGGTTGACGGCGGTGCATTGCTTGGAGTTTATTCGCGAAGTAATGTTGGCGGATCTAAGAAAACCGAAAACTTCGGAGAAGGTGACTATTATATCATTAAACTGAATAACGAAGGAAAAGTTGAGTGGGAAAAGAACTTCGGAGGCAAGGGCGATGATCATCTGCGAACGTTGGCAATGACTTCTACTGGATTTGTGGTTGGCGGAGAATCAAGATCCGAAAGATCAGGAAATAAAACAGTAGGAATTGAAGAAGGAACTGATGTATGGTTGATCTCCTTAAATGACCGTGGCGAAGAGCTTTGGCAAAAATCTTACAACTTCAAGAATCGAGATGTTTTAATGGGAATGAATGTGATAAGCGGAAAACCATCAACCGACAACCGACAACTATCAACCAAAGGTATTTTACTCGGAGGCTATACGCAGGCGGAAGGCAGAATAGAAGCGGACGATGAGACTTTTTGGATGTTGTATTTAGATCAAAACGGCAATGAGCAGTGGAGAAAGCACGTGAAAGGGGAATCCCGAAAGAAAGAGGAAAGACTTTCGGACATCAGGCTAAATCGTGATGGTTCTATTATTCTTGCAGGAACAAGTGCTGAAGAATTAGGAAAAGAAAACTGGAAGATCGTGAAGTTAGGTGATAAGCAGCTGGATCAGTTGATTGAAAAGCAGGATATTAAGATCTATCCGAATCCTGTGTCTGATTACTGTTACGTGGAAATTGGGTTTCCTTCGACAGGCTCAGGAGCCGACCAAGGGTTTGAGGCGGAGATTACGATTTATGATATGGGCGGAAGACAGCTTCAAAGCCTGAAAACGAAGAATAAGGTAACCAAGATCAATACGCAGAATTTGATTCAGGGTGCTTACCTGGTGGTGGTGAAAACGAATGATAACAAAACTGCTAATGCTAAAATTATAAAGAAATAA
- a CDS encoding tyrosine-type recombinase/integrase has product MSNETILPFRKELQNLGYCKTVINSYPKQIEKFLKYTRKENFEVQSKDILDYYTYLKTIISPRTKRHLSDNYLHTILLSIKLYFDYLQRTGTIKISPYQLKIKAPKSEERKVFTKEEVIKLYAKSNRLQTIILHLCYACGLRRNEATELNTKDIDLENCLLYIKKGKGKKRRVIPFTKQVQKDIEFFLSTENKTENLLNITAIRIYYEFTKLLKKTGLENKGFTLHCLRHTIATQLLEQGMELEKVRDFLGHEYLGTTQIYTRINTM; this is encoded by the coding sequence GTGAGTAATGAAACAATCTTACCATTTAGAAAAGAATTACAGAATTTAGGATATTGCAAAACGGTTATAAACTCCTATCCAAAGCAGATTGAAAAGTTTTTGAAATATACCCGGAAAGAAAATTTTGAAGTACAAAGCAAAGACATTTTAGATTATTACACTTATCTGAAAACGATCATAAGTCCAAGAACCAAAAGACATTTAAGCGACAATTATCTTCACACTATTTTACTGTCAATCAAACTTTACTTCGATTATTTGCAAAGAACCGGAACAATAAAAATAAGTCCTTATCAGCTAAAAATAAAAGCTCCGAAATCAGAAGAAAGAAAAGTATTTACCAAAGAAGAAGTCATAAAATTATATGCAAAAAGCAACAGATTACAGACGATAATATTACACCTATGTTATGCGTGCGGATTACGAAGAAATGAAGCAACAGAGCTAAATACAAAAGATATAGACTTAGAAAATTGTTTGCTATATATCAAGAAAGGAAAAGGTAAAAAAAGAAGAGTAATACCATTTACAAAACAGGTTCAGAAAGACATAGAATTTTTTCTTTCAACTGAAAATAAGACTGAAAATTTATTGAATATTACAGCAATCAGAATCTATTATGAATTTACAAAACTGTTAAAGAAAACAGGATTAGAAAACAAAGGATTTACACTTCATTGTTTACGTCACACAATTGCAACGCAGTTATTAGAGCAAGGAATGGAGCTTGAAAAAGTGAGGGATTTTTTAGGACACGAATATTTAGGAACTACACAGATTTATACAAGAATCAATACAATGTAA
- a CDS encoding DUF6443 domain-containing protein, giving the protein MKKILIPISAIFIAGFSQAQLTNTENYVQTRVYLEPVTTSSSTAKQVQTVQYIDGLGRPKQVVNVKASPTGKDVVSHIEYDGFGRQVKDFLPVPQSGTMNGAIVPNPLANATQPTLYGSEKIYSEKILENSPLDRVFEQKQVGNSWSNKPVKFEYDANSVADAVKKYTTTTTWVSGATNSVLTQTANYGLAQLYKNTVIDEDGNKTIEFKNGEGQTVLVRKMLDGTNSADTYYVYNEYNQLAYVIPPLAVAANSINETTLINLCYQYKYDGRNRLVEKKLPGKGWEYMVYDKQDRLVATQDANLASNGQWLFTKYDKFGRVIYTGLAELGSRNSAQTNLDNLSGTAAPNNEAKSTSSFNHSGMDIYYSNSAFPTNIIKILSVNYYDTYPTGSPAIPTQVLGQNVLPQDAQNSNISTKSLPVASYVKNIEDDNWTKNYTWYDTKGRAIGSHSINHLGGFTKTESELDFAGVVKKTNTYHSRSSQSTEVTVKENFTYDPQNRLVTHTHQVNGNPVEILAENTYNELGQLIYKNIGGGLQSAEYDYNIRGWMTGINKNNLSPNGMGSKLFAYDIRYENPTESGISHTKFNGNISEVNWMVSSNQTHKRYVYNYDKLNRLTAAIFLNPNSTTPLNHMNDEIVDYDLNGNITYLMRNAAPFAGTTPDMIDDLIYTYNGNQLLQIQDDSNNPTGYEGGGGWIDYDANGNMLNMPDKQINQIGYNFLNLPNALKIEDSKKKLFHLYRADGSKLKKIFNYLKDDGNNFTTVTEYLDGFQYLTTMGTKPNDIDPMEFAYEQEAFLEQILEEKPTTALQFFPTAEGFYDYENNQYIYQYKDHLGNARVSYKKGVNGLAEITDQNDYYPFGMNIPREEKAIFGVASLYNYKYNGKELQETGMYDYGARFYMPDIGRWGVVDPLAEKMTRHSPFNYAFNNPIMFIDPDGREGEDWFTNRFDQMEFRDDIKSQQDLDDKGIQGSYVGASDKQGDTTYAADGYVYDDSANGGGTPIANGRVTDIEGVTIYSSGAIAQRNINAARERLGAAEAAMFGKYAMGFSVGYSLNNISYDLSLAFNFGTGQARIFGTNSLTTGSSNGVNLKLFQMNAYGKNADGSAYTNVFEGATGSSAEVSGAVGLGGAKAWSIDSKTGARSPLGTVMRSINLGVNYDVGASVGDTKDLTPAFNRLSNPKF; this is encoded by the coding sequence ATGAAAAAAATATTAATCCCGATCAGTGCGATATTCATCGCAGGCTTCTCGCAAGCCCAGCTGACCAATACAGAAAACTATGTACAGACCAGAGTGTATCTTGAGCCTGTAACCACATCAAGTTCCACCGCAAAACAAGTACAAACCGTACAATACATTGACGGTTTGGGAAGACCAAAACAGGTCGTGAACGTAAAAGCATCACCTACAGGAAAAGATGTTGTTAGCCATATCGAATATGATGGCTTTGGAAGACAGGTAAAAGACTTTCTTCCCGTTCCGCAATCCGGAACGATGAATGGTGCGATTGTTCCCAATCCGCTTGCGAATGCAACACAGCCAACCCTCTACGGTTCGGAGAAAATATATTCCGAAAAGATTCTCGAAAACTCACCTTTAGACCGGGTTTTCGAGCAAAAACAAGTGGGAAATTCGTGGAGCAACAAACCCGTAAAGTTTGAATATGATGCCAACAGCGTTGCAGATGCTGTTAAAAAATATACCACAACGACTACTTGGGTAAGCGGAGCTACAAATTCTGTTCTCACACAGACTGCCAATTACGGATTGGCACAACTTTACAAAAACACCGTGATTGATGAAGACGGGAACAAAACCATAGAGTTCAAAAACGGAGAAGGACAGACAGTACTCGTAAGAAAGATGTTGGATGGTACAAACAGCGCAGATACTTATTATGTTTACAACGAATACAATCAATTGGCGTATGTAATTCCACCCTTAGCTGTTGCAGCAAATTCTATCAATGAAACAACACTAATTAACCTCTGCTACCAATATAAATATGATGGCAGAAATCGTTTGGTAGAAAAGAAGCTTCCCGGAAAAGGATGGGAATATATGGTGTATGATAAACAGGATCGTTTGGTGGCAACACAAGATGCCAATCTTGCATCGAACGGACAATGGCTTTTTACCAAATATGACAAATTTGGAAGGGTAATCTATACCGGATTGGCAGAATTGGGAAGCCGAAACTCAGCACAGACAAATCTTGATAACCTTTCAGGAACAGCTGCGCCTAACAACGAAGCCAAAAGCACATCTTCGTTCAACCACAGTGGGATGGATATTTACTATAGCAATTCGGCATTTCCCACGAATATTATAAAAATTCTGTCCGTCAATTACTACGACACCTATCCCACAGGAAGTCCGGCAATTCCTACCCAAGTTTTGGGGCAGAATGTTTTACCGCAAGATGCCCAAAATTCCAACATCAGTACCAAAAGTTTACCTGTAGCTTCGTATGTGAAAAACATAGAAGATGATAACTGGACGAAAAACTACACTTGGTATGATACCAAAGGAAGGGCGATCGGTTCGCACAGCATCAATCATTTGGGAGGATTTACCAAAACGGAATCTGAGCTGGATTTCGCAGGGGTAGTGAAGAAAACAAATACTTACCACAGCAGAAGTTCTCAAAGTACTGAGGTTACCGTAAAAGAGAATTTTACTTATGACCCACAAAATAGGTTAGTCACGCATACCCATCAGGTTAACGGCAATCCTGTAGAAATTTTAGCTGAAAACACATACAACGAGCTCGGACAATTAATATACAAAAACATAGGAGGCGGTCTGCAAAGTGCAGAATATGACTACAACATCCGTGGATGGATGACGGGAATCAATAAAAACAATCTATCTCCAAACGGAATGGGAAGTAAATTATTTGCGTATGACATCCGGTACGAAAACCCTACAGAATCAGGTATTTCCCATACCAAATTTAATGGGAATATCTCTGAGGTTAACTGGATGGTGAGTAGCAACCAAACCCACAAAAGATATGTTTACAATTATGATAAACTAAACCGTCTTACGGCAGCTATATTCCTTAATCCTAACTCTACCACGCCACTCAATCACATGAATGACGAGATTGTGGATTATGATTTAAACGGGAATATTACTTATCTTATGAGAAATGCAGCTCCATTCGCTGGTACTACTCCCGATATGATCGACGATCTAATCTACACTTACAACGGAAACCAACTCTTACAAATACAGGATGATAGCAACAACCCTACGGGCTATGAAGGCGGCGGAGGATGGATTGATTATGATGCCAACGGAAATATGCTCAATATGCCGGATAAGCAAATTAATCAGATCGGTTATAATTTTCTAAATCTTCCTAACGCACTAAAAATTGAAGACTCTAAGAAAAAACTTTTTCATCTTTATCGTGCAGACGGTTCTAAGCTTAAAAAGATATTTAACTATTTGAAGGATGATGGCAATAACTTTACCACCGTTACAGAATACTTAGACGGTTTTCAGTACCTTACGACAATGGGTACCAAGCCCAACGACATAGATCCTATGGAATTTGCCTACGAGCAGGAAGCATTCCTTGAGCAGATATTGGAGGAAAAACCCACGACAGCACTTCAGTTTTTTCCTACTGCAGAAGGATTTTATGATTATGAAAATAATCAGTATATTTACCAGTATAAGGATCATTTGGGGAATGCTCGTGTAAGCTACAAAAAAGGTGTAAACGGTTTAGCGGAAATCACTGATCAGAATGACTATTATCCTTTCGGGATGAATATTCCGAGGGAAGAAAAGGCGATATTTGGGGTAGCAAGCTTGTACAATTATAAGTACAACGGGAAGGAGTTGCAGGAGACCGGAATGTATGACTATGGCGCAAGATTTTATATGCCGGATATTGGAAGATGGGGTGTTGTAGATCCGTTGGCGGAAAAAATGACTCGTCATAGTCCTTTCAATTATGCGTTTAATAATCCTATAATGTTTATCGACCCGGATGGTCGAGAAGGAGAAGATTGGTTTACAAATCGTTTTGATCAAATGGAATTTAGAGATGATATAAAAAGCCAACAAGATTTAGATGACAAAGGAATACAAGGCTCGTATGTAGGTGCAAGCGATAAGCAAGGAGATACAACCTATGCAGCTGATGGATACGTTTACGATGATTCTGCAAATGGAGGTGGAACTCCAATAGCTAATGGAAGAGTTACAGATATTGAAGGCGTTACTATATATTCATCAGGTGCTATTGCTCAAAGAAATATTAATGCTGCACGTGAGCGTTTAGGCGCAGCCGAAGCTGCAATGTTTGGAAAATATGCTATGGGTTTTAGTGTTGGTTATTCTTTAAATAACATAAGTTATGATTTGTCTTTAGCTTTTAATTTTGGGACAGGACAAGCTAGAATATTTGGAACTAATTCATTGACTACGGGTAGTTCGAATGGTGTAAATTTAAAACTTTTTCAGATGAATGCCTATGGTAAAAATGCAGATGGCAGCGCATACACAAATGTGTTTGAAGGTGCTACAGGGAGTTCTGCGGAGGTTTCAGGTGCTGTTGGATTAGGAGGAGCGAAAGCATGGAGTATAGATTCTAAAACAGGAGCGAGATCTCCCTTAGGAACTGTCATGAGATCAATTAATTTGGGAGTAAATTATGATGTAGGAGCATCAGTTGGTGACACTAAAGATTTAACTCCAGCATTTAACAGATTATCTAATCCTAAATTTTAA
- a CDS encoding JAB-like toxin 1 domain-containing protein, producing MQVFTDYKLLQNGEIQRVNPLDGSEKRKDDRLFTTDITGKVSSDSEVFTVDKNKATDNSIIGQLAQTNDAKLGDSFGKSSNPFFSEGFTNNLETAFNLYNFLDNNTSSGIEFSLANYSSKGKDNFQIASMHDVNTSKIHSNKFSQDNLVWSIHNHDGKLGLMYREISNQFETDINTMWRMMKENASKKLGYPSFFIVNDNSRMIEVNSKGANTKSTKPFNVPFLKTLNRVHGK from the coding sequence ATGCAGGTATTCACAGATTATAAGTTGTTACAAAATGGAGAAATTCAGAGGGTGAATCCATTAGATGGAAGTGAAAAGAGAAAGGATGATAGGCTATTTACAACAGACATTACAGGAAAGGTCAGTTCAGATAGTGAAGTCTTTACAGTAGACAAAAATAAGGCAACTGATAATTCAATTATAGGACAGTTAGCTCAAACCAATGATGCTAAATTAGGGGATTCTTTTGGGAAGTCTTCAAATCCATTTTTCTCTGAAGGGTTTACGAACAATTTGGAAACTGCATTTAATCTATATAATTTTTTAGATAATAATACTAGTTCTGGTATAGAGTTTTCGCTTGCTAATTATTCTTCAAAAGGTAAGGACAACTTTCAAATAGCATCAATGCATGATGTAAACACCTCAAAAATACATTCAAACAAATTTTCGCAAGATAATTTAGTTTGGTCAATCCATAATCATGATGGAAAATTAGGATTAATGTATAGAGAAATATCTAATCAATTTGAAACAGATATAAATACTATGTGGAGGATGATGAAAGAAAATGCTAGCAAAAAATTAGGTTATCCAAGTTTTTTTATAGTAAATGATAATAGTAGAATGATTGAAGTTAATTCTAAAGGAGCTAATACAAAATCAACGAAACCGTTTAATGTTCCGTTTTTAAAAACTTTAAATAGAGTCCATGGTAAATAA
- a CDS encoding tyrosine-type recombinase/integrase, translating to MKPSTDNHQLTTFLRNELSEGTIKTYLYEIEKFKKHYRNPEKLSYQNLMEYVELLRKNYNPQSVKRTIYAIKKYYDYLVETGKIKINIVANIRIKDGKENPIQLQELLTEKELQRLLEPREERYPILEKRNQIIISLLVNQALLVSDIERLKIENLDLKNAKIRIRKSGITNERILELKAEQILLFYEYLKEEREILGNNRQPKTNNFLLGKLGTKITADDINYLVSTYKKNFTKKLTSITIRQSVIKLKLDQGENLRKVQYFAGHKNADTTEKYRETGINALQTAINQYHPIK from the coding sequence ATGAAACCATCAACCGACAACCATCAACTAACAACTTTTTTAAGAAATGAATTATCTGAAGGAACAATAAAAACCTATCTCTACGAAATAGAAAAGTTTAAAAAACATTACAGAAATCCTGAGAAACTGAGCTATCAAAATTTAATGGAATATGTAGAATTATTAAGAAAAAACTACAATCCACAAAGTGTAAAAAGAACCATTTATGCGATCAAAAAATACTATGATTATTTAGTAGAAACAGGAAAGATAAAAATCAATATCGTTGCCAATATCAGGATAAAAGACGGTAAAGAAAATCCAATCCAATTACAGGAATTACTCACGGAAAAAGAACTACAAAGGCTTTTAGAACCAAGAGAAGAACGTTATCCGATTTTAGAAAAAAGGAATCAAATCATTATAAGCTTACTCGTTAATCAAGCGTTATTGGTTAGCGATATTGAAAGATTAAAGATTGAAAATTTAGATCTGAAAAATGCAAAGATTAGAATCAGAAAATCAGGAATTACGAACGAAAGAATATTAGAATTAAAAGCAGAACAAATATTATTGTTTTATGAATATTTAAAAGAAGAAAGAGAGATTTTAGGCAACAACCGACAACCAAAAACCAACAACTTTCTTTTAGGAAAACTAGGAACAAAAATTACTGCAGACGATATCAATTATTTAGTATCAACTTACAAGAAAAACTTTACAAAAAAACTTACATCAATCACCATCAGACAAAGTGTTATCAAACTGAAATTAGACCAGGGCGAAAACCTGAGAAAAGTACAATATTTTGCAGGGCACAAAAATGCAGATACAACAGAAAAATACAGAGAAACAGGAATTAATGCGTTACAAACAGCAATCAATCAATATCATCCAATCAAGTAA
- a CDS encoding integrase core domain-containing protein, which produces MLTYEWDNRESIWIEVGLSIGAMHMTDLLEWIVKERGKPKAIRTDNGPEFTSSVFTSWCHKHRIEIRYIQPGKPVQNAFIERFNRSYRTEVLDARIFNNLIEVREITSDWMEHYNNNRPHESLGNLSPMQYLLKKENSSDGNPNTEFSPFQQILPTSTTE; this is translated from the coding sequence ATTTTAACCTACGAATGGGATAACAGAGAATCGATTTGGATTGAAGTTGGGCTTTCCATTGGAGCAATGCATATGACCGATCTATTGGAATGGATTGTAAAGGAAAGAGGAAAACCGAAAGCAATACGAACAGATAATGGTCCCGAGTTTACGAGTTCTGTTTTCACGAGTTGGTGTCATAAACACAGAATTGAAATTCGGTACATTCAACCGGGAAAACCTGTTCAGAATGCTTTTATTGAAAGGTTCAACAGAAGCTATAGGACGGAGGTTCTGGATGCAAGAATCTTCAATAATTTGATAGAAGTACGGGAAATAACTTCTGATTGGATGGAGCATTACAATAATAACAGACCTCATGAAAGCTTGGGAAACCTATCTCCAATGCAGTATTTGTTGAAAAAGGAAAACTCGTCAGACGGTAATCCCAACACCGAGTTTTCTCCTTTTCAACAAATTTTGCCAACATCAACAACAGAATGA
- a CDS encoding helix-turn-helix domain-containing protein, with product MDLANNIKTIREKQNLMQKEVALHIGVDKSTYSKIEKGLRELTVSELSKMAKLFNLTTDQIINYNENIIPKEIVIEDKSTLEQMELIQQLDEEDKSTVFKIIDKMLTTKKFKDFFNKNVAAL from the coding sequence ATGGATTTAGCAAACAACATTAAAACGATACGTGAGAAGCAGAACCTTATGCAAAAGGAAGTCGCTTTGCACATTGGCGTAGATAAATCTACTTACTCCAAAATTGAAAAAGGATTAAGAGAACTTACGGTTTCGGAACTTAGTAAAATGGCTAAACTTTTTAATCTTACCACAGATCAGATTATCAATTACAATGAAAATATAATTCCTAAAGAGATTGTAATTGAAGATAAATCAACTCTCGAACAAATGGAACTCATTCAGCAGCTCGACGAAGAAGATAAAAGCACCGTCTTCAAAATCATCGACAAAATGCTTACTACCAAAAAATTTAAAGACTTCTTTAATAAAAATGTAGCTGCATTATGA